The following is a genomic window from Acidobacteriota bacterium.
AGAAGCTCCCTGAGGGCCGTCGGCGAGAATCTGCTGCAGGATCCGCTCGGTGAATTCGGAAGGCCCGAAAGTGGTGGCCACCACCACCGCCGTGGGCCCCGCCAGCTCGTCGGCGGTAAGCTCCGCGTCCTCCAGGGCCATGCGCACCGCCGCCACCGTCAGCTTCGACGGCCGGCTCAGACGCCGGGCTTCCATCGGCGGCACCCAGCGCGCCAGCCCCGCCACGTCCCGCACCAGCAGCGCCTTGCGGGCGCCCTCGGGACGGTGGTATCCGGCGGAGCGATCCACCTCCTGAGGCACCGGCGCCGCGCCGGCCAAGGCTTGGGCCTGGGCCTCTCGGCCGAGGCCGGCGGCGCTGGCCGCGCCGAGGCCGCTGATCACCACGGAGGACAAGCTCACGACTTGGGCTCCTCGCCGCCGGCGGCGTCAGCCTCGCTCCACCCCGCCAGCACCAGCGCCGCGTTGGCACCGCCGAAGGCGAGGCTGGTGGACAGGGCACAAGCCGCCTGCCCCGATGGCGGGGACAGAGGGCGGGGCTCGCCCCAAACCAAATCCACCTCCAGCTCCGGGTCCGGGGCTCCTCCACCGGCGGTGGGATGCACCTCGCCAGCGGCCAGGCAGAGCACCGTAGCCACCGCCTCCACCGCTCCCGAAGAGCCCAGCAGATGACCCACGGAAGCCTTGGTGGAGGTCACCGGCAGCCGTGCCGCCGACGGACCAAAGACCTCGTGGAGAGCACCGCTTTCGGAGCTGTCGTTGAGCGGCGTCCCGGTGCCGTGGGCGTTGACGAAATCCACCGCCGATGCCGCCCGGCCCGCGTCGTCGAGGGCCTGCTGGATGGCCAGGGCGGCCCCCTCGCCCTCCGGATGGGGAGCGGTCATGTGGTAGGCGTCGCAGGAGGCGCCGGCCCCCAACAGCTCCGCCAGGGGACGGGCGCCGCGGGCCTGGGCGTCCTCCAAGCGTTCGAGGACCAGCACCCCGGCCCCTTCGCCGAGGCTCAGCCCGGCGCGGTCGGCGCGGAAGGGACGGGAGGGCCGCTCGTCGACGGCGCGCAAAGAGTTGAAGCCCGAGTAGGTGAGCAAGCACAGAGAGTCGGCGCCGCCGGCCACCGCCACCTTGGCCTCGCCGGAGCGCAGGGCGTGGAGAGCGTCCCCCAGGGCCAGTCCGGCGGCGGAGCAGGCGGAGGAGATGGAGCGCACCGGGCCGGCAGCGCGCAGCCAGCGGGCGACGGCGTCTCCGGGACCGTTCATCTCGTGAGAGGCCAGGAGCTGCAAGGAAGCGAGGCCTTCGCGGTGGCCCATCAGGCGCTGGAAGTATTCCTCGCCCTCGGCGATGCCGGCGGTGCTGGTGCCGAAGAAAATCCCCAACTCCGGATCCGACTCGTCGGCGGATGGCAGAGGAAAGCCCGCCTGGCTCCAGGCCTCGTGGGCCGCCGCCAAGGCAAAGCGGTCGGCGCGGCTCAGGCGATGCCAGCCGGGAAAGCTCCGAGCCAGCTCCGGTGGTTCCGGCGGTGCCTCGGACGCGACCTCGGTGCGCTGTCCCCGAGTCGAGAAATTCTTCGCTGGATGGATGGCAGCCTGTCCGGAGCGCAGGCCCTGCCAGAGGGCGTCAGCATTCCAGCCCCAGCCGGTCACCGCACCGATGCCGGTGATTACGATCCGGCCTTCGGGCCGCCCAACGCCGGCGCTCATCCGGCCTGGCCACCGACCTTTTGATCCTGGCTCGGGGTCTCTGCGCTGGAACCATTCGCCGACTGCAGACCTTCCACAAAGGTCTCCAGGCTGGCGACCGAAGCGAAGGCGTCCTGGCCGATGGCCTCACTGTCGATGGACACTCCGTATTCTTTTTCCAGCGCCACCACCAGCTCTAGCGCGTCGACCGAATCCAGACCGAGACCATCCCCGAAGAGGGGAGCCTCGTCGTCGATCATCTCCGGGGTCATTCCTTCCAGGTTCAGACTCTCGATGATCGTCCGCTTCAGGCGTTCTCGGGTGGCTGTCCCGCTCGGCATCCTAAACCTCCAAGCACTGCTCGATGAACTCGTTGTACGACACCCTGGCTCCTTCCGGGAGGGGGCGGGCTCCGGCCCGCGGTACCCCGCGCAACCGCCGGCCGGGCAGCTTTCAGAACTCCAAGCTACCGGGGCGGGCGGGTGCTGTGTCGCAGATGGGAACGCGGAGCGCGGAGACGCCCAAAAAACGTTGCGCTGGGCGAA
Proteins encoded in this region:
- a CDS encoding phosphopantetheine-binding protein, which codes for MPSGTATRERLKRTIIESLNLEGMTPEMIDDEAPLFGDGLGLDSVDALELVVALEKEYGVSIDSEAIGQDAFASVASLETFVEGLQSANGSSAETPSQDQKVGGQAG
- a CDS encoding beta-ketoacyl-[acyl-carrier-protein] synthase family protein, producing the protein MSAGVGRPEGRIVITGIGAVTGWGWNADALWQGLRSGQAAIHPAKNFSTRGQRTEVASEAPPEPPELARSFPGWHRLSRADRFALAAAHEAWSQAGFPLPSADESDPELGIFFGTSTAGIAEGEEYFQRLMGHREGLASLQLLASHEMNGPGDAVARWLRAAGPVRSISSACSAAGLALGDALHALRSGEAKVAVAGGADSLCLLTYSGFNSLRAVDERPSRPFRADRAGLSLGEGAGVLVLERLEDAQARGARPLAELLGAGASCDAYHMTAPHPEGEGAALAIQQALDDAGRAASAVDFVNAHGTGTPLNDSSESGALHEVFGPSAARLPVTSTKASVGHLLGSSGAVEAVATVLCLAAGEVHPTAGGGAPDPELEVDLVWGEPRPLSPPSGQAACALSTSLAFGGANAALVLAGWSEADAAGGEEPKS